One stretch of Streptomyces sp. MMBL 11-1 DNA includes these proteins:
- a CDS encoding CTP synthase yields the protein MQPTSTTTKHIFVTGGVASSLGKGLTASSLGALLKARGLRVTMQKLDPYLNVDPGTMNPFQHGEVFVTNDGAETDLDIGHYERFLDVDLDGSANVTTGQVYSQVIAKERRGEYLGDTVQVIPHITNEIKHRIRRMAADDVDVVITEVGGTVGDIESLPFLETVRQVRHEVGRDNVFVVHISLLPYIGPSGELKTKPTQHSVAALRNIGIQPDAIVLRADREVPTAIKRKISLMCDVDETAVVACPDARSIYDIPKVLHTEGLDAYVVRKLDLPFRDVDWTTWDDLLDRVHNPDHEVTVALVGKYIDLPDAYLSVTEAIRAGGFANRARVKVKWVTSDDCRTAAGAAEHLGDVDAVCIPGGFGERGVDGKVGAIRYARENKVPLLGLCLGLQCIVIEAARSLAEIPDANSTEFDAATSHPVISTMEEQLAYVEGAGDLGGTMRLGLYPAKLAEGSLVREAYDGQPYVEERHRHRYEVNNTYRAELEKKAGLVFSGTSPDNKLVEYVEYPREVHPYLVATQAHPELRSRPTRPHPLFAGLVKAAVARQVAAAGGADA from the coding sequence ATGCAGCCCACATCCACGACGACCAAGCACATCTTCGTCACCGGGGGTGTCGCCTCCTCCCTCGGCAAGGGTCTGACTGCCTCCAGCCTGGGTGCCCTGCTCAAGGCACGTGGCCTGCGGGTCACCATGCAGAAGCTCGACCCCTACCTCAACGTCGACCCCGGCACGATGAACCCCTTCCAGCACGGTGAGGTGTTCGTCACCAACGACGGCGCCGAGACCGACCTGGACATCGGCCACTACGAGCGCTTCCTCGACGTCGACCTCGACGGCTCCGCCAACGTGACGACCGGCCAGGTCTACTCGCAGGTCATCGCCAAGGAGCGGCGCGGCGAGTACCTGGGCGACACCGTCCAGGTCATCCCGCACATCACCAACGAGATCAAGCACCGTATCCGCCGCATGGCCGCCGACGACGTGGACGTCGTCATCACGGAGGTCGGCGGCACGGTCGGCGACATCGAGTCGCTGCCGTTCCTGGAGACCGTCCGCCAGGTCCGCCACGAGGTCGGCCGGGACAACGTCTTCGTCGTCCACATCTCGCTGCTGCCGTACATCGGCCCCTCCGGCGAGCTGAAGACCAAGCCCACCCAGCACTCGGTGGCCGCCCTGCGCAACATCGGTATCCAGCCGGACGCCATCGTGCTGCGCGCCGACCGTGAGGTCCCCACGGCCATCAAGCGCAAGATCTCGCTGATGTGCGACGTCGACGAGACCGCCGTGGTGGCCTGCCCGGACGCCCGGTCGATCTACGACATCCCCAAGGTGCTGCACACCGAGGGCCTGGACGCCTACGTCGTGCGCAAGCTCGACCTGCCGTTCCGGGACGTCGACTGGACCACCTGGGACGATCTGCTGGACCGGGTCCACAACCCCGACCACGAGGTCACCGTCGCGCTGGTCGGCAAGTACATCGACCTGCCCGACGCCTACCTCTCGGTCACCGAGGCCATCCGGGCCGGCGGCTTCGCCAACAGGGCCCGGGTCAAGGTCAAGTGGGTCACCTCCGACGACTGCCGCACCGCGGCCGGCGCCGCCGAACACCTCGGCGACGTCGACGCCGTCTGCATCCCGGGCGGCTTCGGCGAGCGCGGTGTCGACGGCAAGGTCGGCGCCATCCGCTACGCCCGTGAGAACAAGGTCCCGCTGCTCGGCCTCTGCCTCGGCCTCCAGTGCATCGTGATCGAGGCGGCCCGTTCGCTCGCCGAGATCCCCGACGCCAACTCCACCGAGTTCGACGCCGCCACCTCCCACCCCGTCATCTCGACGATGGAGGAGCAGCTCGCCTACGTCGAGGGCGCGGGCGACCTGGGCGGCACCATGCGGCTCGGCCTCTACCCGGCCAAGCTCGCCGAGGGCTCCCTCGTCCGCGAGGCCTACGACGGCCAGCCGTACGTGGAGGAGCGCCACCGCCACCGCTACGAGGTCAACAACACCTACCGGGCCGAGCTGGAGAAGAAGGCCGGTCTGGTCTTCTCCGGCACCTCCCCGGACAACAAGCTCGTCGAGTACGTCGAGTACCCGCGCGAGGTCCACCCCTACCTGGTCGCCACCCAGGCGCACCCGGAGCTGCGCTCCCGCCCGACCCGCCCGCACCCGCTCTTCGCGGGTCTGGTGAAGGCCGCCGTCGCGCGCCAGGTCGCCGCCGCCGGGGGCGCGGACGCGTAA
- a CDS encoding aminotransferase class IV family protein, which produces MDEDSPYIVHLDGRTATTDDLAPLAFAGHAHFTAVQVRGGRVRGLDLHLERLRSASAELFGRDLPEDLVRSRLRTALRDGPADLSLTVTVFSPAGEFTAADAEPALLVRTGPASSGPGGPLALAAVRHDRFQPHIKHVGEPAKTHLLRRAVADGFDDAAFLDGEGRFSEATIWNLAFWDGDSVLWPRARLLTGTTMGIVRRQLDRLGVGQRTVAITPDDLPALAGAVVMNSWTPGVPVHRIGAVELPPAPPFLDLLHRAYEAEPLTTP; this is translated from the coding sequence ATGGACGAAGATTCCCCGTACATCGTGCACCTGGACGGCCGCACGGCCACCACCGACGACCTCGCGCCGCTCGCCTTCGCGGGCCACGCCCACTTCACCGCCGTACAGGTCCGCGGCGGCCGGGTCCGCGGTCTCGACCTCCACCTGGAGCGGCTGAGGTCCGCTTCGGCGGAGCTGTTCGGCCGGGATCTGCCCGAGGACCTGGTGCGCTCACGGCTGCGTACGGCGCTCCGTGACGGGCCGGCCGATCTTTCGCTGACGGTCACGGTGTTCTCCCCGGCGGGCGAGTTCACCGCCGCCGACGCCGAACCGGCGCTCCTCGTGCGCACCGGCCCGGCGTCGTCCGGCCCCGGCGGTCCGCTCGCCCTGGCCGCCGTCCGGCACGACCGGTTCCAGCCGCACATCAAGCACGTCGGCGAGCCGGCCAAGACGCATCTGCTCCGCAGGGCCGTCGCCGACGGCTTCGACGACGCCGCCTTCCTGGACGGGGAGGGCCGGTTCAGCGAGGCGACGATCTGGAACCTGGCCTTCTGGGACGGCGATTCGGTGCTGTGGCCCCGGGCCCGCCTGCTGACCGGGACGACCATGGGCATCGTCCGGCGGCAGCTGGACCGGCTCGGAGTGGGACAGCGGACCGTCGCGATCACCCCCGACGACCTGCCCGCCCTCGCCGGCGCGGTCGTCATGAACTCCTGGACGCCGGGCGTGCCCGTCCACCGGATCGGCGCGGTCGAGCTGCCGCCCGCCCCGCCGTTCCTGGACCTGCTCCACCGGGCGTACGAGGCCGAACCGCTCACCACCCCCTGA
- a CDS encoding MerR family transcriptional regulator, with product MLIGELSRRTGVSARSLRYYEAQGLLSAGRGANGYRAYDEEAVVTVTQIRALLRAGLSTEVIAQVLPCARGEEPGFDWCAELREILGGELAVLDDRIEALRSSRGTLAGLLTKP from the coding sequence ATGCTGATCGGGGAGTTGTCGCGGCGGACGGGCGTCAGCGCGCGGTCGCTGCGGTACTACGAGGCGCAGGGGCTGTTGTCGGCCGGGCGGGGCGCGAACGGCTATCGCGCCTACGACGAGGAGGCCGTGGTGACCGTCACGCAGATCCGCGCGCTGCTGCGGGCGGGCCTGTCCACCGAGGTGATCGCTCAGGTGCTGCCGTGTGCCCGGGGCGAGGAGCCCGGGTTCGACTGGTGCGCGGAGCTGCGGGAGATCCTCGGCGGGGAGCTGGCGGTGCTGGACGACCGGATCGAGGCGCTGCGGAGCAGCCGGGGCACGCTCGCGGGGTTGCTGACAAAGCCCTGA
- a CDS encoding ATP-binding protein has product MTDQAVDTSGPAKAPGTEEPSGTAPPRFFGRERELKALRADIERAGLDTLAGRKAPRARVLLIAGRPGSGRSALAGELAGALTGTDAAGAAAAAPGVLPWAVPGTGSGDYPDGVLRVGLTDPGGGRVPTERTAGEILGLLGVAVPPGADQDELSEMVREALAVRRLVLVLDDAADAEQVDPLLPEHPDCLVLATATGPLTGIPDVRPCTLGGLEAGAAVRLLARVIGQVRITVDPRTAETLAEECGGQPAALALMGGLLAAHPMASVADVAKQLHELPDPGDNLPTGARPLARAFRLVHDSLPGTAARILRLLALAPAGLADAHTASALAGCSVSAARATLDDFVKRGLLRTDGAVHPQYAVPGCLAPMLRALLEDRDRPAEIQLARARMLERTVRRLQSCRAVTEPEGSTARRKLAGLPRSLRFPNADEAGAWLRVRQPALLASARLAVADGELDTLARRLVAALVRALAAHRGTEEAAPELYGLHGLVLDVALRRELPREQAAALLNLADLDARTGRTRDALTRYRAALDAGKAAKDLYATGRAMESVGGAYEELGDYHRAADWYGRALSQRLTQGERADEARLYGRLGAVHTYAGRYGEALRNWRAAAAGRRRLGDPAGQARALSEAARVQEYAGRPHDSLQTCREAVDLARRAGDVRLQAALQLRLADTLDRLGDPAAAGLHRGAADRLLGEEPSAYEIRSASTEN; this is encoded by the coding sequence GTGACCGATCAGGCGGTGGACACCAGCGGCCCGGCGAAGGCCCCCGGGACCGAGGAGCCGTCCGGCACCGCACCGCCCCGATTCTTCGGCCGCGAACGTGAGTTGAAGGCTCTGCGGGCGGACATCGAGCGCGCCGGCCTCGACACCCTGGCCGGCCGCAAGGCCCCCCGCGCCCGGGTCCTGCTCATCGCCGGCCGGCCCGGATCGGGCCGCAGCGCGCTCGCCGGGGAGCTGGCCGGAGCGCTCACCGGAACCGATGCCGCCGGGGCGGCCGCGGCCGCCCCGGGCGTACTGCCCTGGGCCGTTCCCGGTACGGGCTCCGGCGACTACCCCGACGGGGTGCTCCGGGTCGGCCTCACCGACCCCGGCGGCGGACGCGTCCCCACCGAACGCACCGCGGGCGAGATCCTCGGCCTCCTCGGGGTGGCGGTCCCGCCCGGCGCCGATCAGGACGAACTGTCCGAGATGGTCCGCGAGGCCCTCGCCGTACGCCGGCTCGTCCTGGTCCTCGACGACGCGGCCGACGCCGAACAGGTCGACCCGCTGCTCCCGGAGCATCCGGACTGCCTGGTCCTCGCCACCGCGACCGGACCGCTGACCGGCATCCCCGACGTACGGCCCTGCACCCTCGGCGGACTGGAGGCGGGCGCGGCGGTGCGGCTGCTCGCCCGCGTCATCGGGCAGGTCCGCATCACCGTCGACCCCCGCACCGCGGAGACCCTGGCCGAGGAGTGCGGGGGCCAGCCCGCGGCGCTCGCCCTGATGGGCGGCCTGCTCGCCGCGCACCCCATGGCCTCGGTCGCCGACGTCGCCAAGCAGTTGCACGAGCTGCCCGACCCCGGCGACAACCTGCCCACCGGAGCGCGCCCGCTGGCCCGGGCGTTCCGGCTCGTCCATGACTCCCTGCCGGGGACCGCCGCCCGGATACTGCGCCTGCTGGCCCTCGCCCCCGCCGGGCTCGCCGACGCCCACACGGCCTCCGCGCTGGCCGGCTGCTCGGTCTCCGCCGCCCGCGCCACCCTCGACGACTTCGTGAAGCGCGGACTGCTGCGGACGGACGGCGCGGTCCACCCCCAGTACGCGGTGCCCGGCTGCCTCGCCCCGATGCTGCGGGCCCTCCTGGAGGACCGGGACCGGCCGGCCGAGATCCAGCTCGCCCGCGCCCGGATGCTGGAGCGGACCGTGCGCCGGCTCCAGTCCTGCCGGGCGGTCACCGAGCCGGAGGGCTCCACCGCCCGCCGCAAGCTCGCCGGCCTTCCCCGCTCGCTGCGCTTCCCGAACGCGGACGAGGCGGGCGCGTGGCTGCGGGTCCGCCAGCCCGCCCTGCTCGCCTCGGCCCGCCTCGCCGTGGCGGACGGCGAGCTCGACACCCTGGCGCGGCGGCTGGTGGCGGCCCTGGTGCGGGCGCTGGCCGCGCACCGGGGGACGGAGGAGGCCGCCCCCGAGCTGTACGGGCTGCACGGTCTGGTGCTGGACGTGGCGCTGCGCCGGGAGCTGCCCCGTGAGCAGGCGGCCGCACTGCTCAATCTCGCGGATCTGGACGCCCGCACCGGCCGCACCCGCGACGCGCTGACCCGCTACCGGGCCGCGCTGGACGCGGGAAAGGCGGCGAAGGACCTGTACGCCACCGGGCGCGCGATGGAATCCGTGGGCGGCGCGTACGAGGAGCTGGGGGACTACCACCGGGCCGCCGACTGGTACGGCCGGGCGCTCTCCCAGCGCCTGACCCAGGGGGAGCGCGCCGACGAGGCCCGGCTGTACGGGCGGCTCGGGGCGGTCCACACGTACGCCGGGCGCTACGGCGAGGCGCTGCGGAACTGGCGCGCCGCCGCGGCGGGCCGGCGCAGGCTCGGAGATCCGGCGGGCCAGGCGCGGGCGCTGAGTGAGGCGGCCCGGGTCCAGGAGTACGCGGGCCGGCCGCACGATTCGCTCCAGACCTGCCGGGAGGCCGTCGACCTGGCCCGGCGCGCCGGTGACGTGCGGCTTCAGGCGGCGCTCCAGCTGCGGCTCGCCGACACGCTGGACCGGCTCGGGGACCCCGCGGCGGCCGGGCTGCACCGGGGTGCGGCCGACAGATTGCTGGGCGAGGAGCCCTCTGCCTACGAAATCCGCAGTGCTTCGACGGAAAATTGA
- a CDS encoding glycoside hydrolase family 15 protein, with translation MAGRIEDYALIGDMQTAALVCRDGTADWLCLPRFDSHAVFAGLLGTEEHGFWRMGPARAEGTEPAFADRRRYRGDSLVLESEWDTPRGTVRVTDFMPPRDGAPQLIRIVEGVSGRVPMRSELRMRFSYGRVTPWVHKVDNRTVAVAGPDSVWLDTEADTYGKNLTTYSDFTVGPGDRVAFTISWQPSHHEPPALPEPEGSLEATELFWREWVDQCTYHGPYREAVVRSLITLKALTYAPTGGIVAAPTTSLPEEIGGVRNWDYRYTWLRDAAITLSSLLRTGYREEARAWREWLLRAVAGDPENLQIMYGIAGERELGEAELDWLPGYENSGPVRVGNGAANQLQLDVYGEVTEALHLAHMTGLTRNDYAMGLQLKLIEYLEKHWEEPDEGIWEVRGPRRHFVHSKVMAWVAVDRTIKLVESGDVEGPLERWYQLRDDIHRDVLERGYDEERNTFTQSYGSKELDASLLLIPQMGFLPPDDKRVIGTIEAIQRELSTEDGFILRYPTEGEDAGVDGLAGDEGAFLACSFWMADDLAMIGRVDEARQLFEKLLALRNDLGLLAEEWDSNLQRQVGNFPQAFSHVPLIDTALRLTASGAYVG, from the coding sequence GTGGCCGGGCGCATCGAGGATTACGCACTCATCGGAGACATGCAGACCGCCGCCCTGGTCTGCCGGGACGGCACAGCCGACTGGCTGTGCCTGCCCCGCTTCGACTCGCACGCCGTGTTCGCGGGGCTTCTGGGCACCGAGGAACACGGCTTCTGGCGCATGGGCCCCGCGAGAGCGGAAGGAACAGAACCGGCCTTCGCCGACCGGCGGCGCTACCGCGGCGACTCCCTCGTCCTCGAATCGGAGTGGGACACGCCGCGCGGCACCGTACGGGTGACCGATTTCATGCCCCCGCGGGACGGCGCACCGCAGCTCATCCGGATCGTGGAGGGCGTCAGCGGCCGGGTGCCGATGCGCTCGGAGCTGCGGATGCGTTTCAGCTACGGCCGGGTGACGCCCTGGGTGCACAAGGTCGACAACCGGACGGTCGCCGTCGCCGGTCCGGACTCCGTCTGGCTGGACACCGAGGCGGACACCTACGGCAAGAACCTGACCACCTACTCCGACTTCACCGTCGGCCCCGGCGACCGGGTGGCGTTCACGATCAGCTGGCAGCCCTCGCACCACGAGCCGCCCGCCCTCCCCGAGCCCGAGGGGTCCCTGGAGGCGACCGAGCTGTTCTGGCGCGAATGGGTCGACCAGTGTACGTACCACGGGCCCTACCGGGAGGCGGTCGTCCGCTCCCTCATCACGCTGAAGGCCCTCACGTACGCGCCGACCGGCGGCATCGTCGCGGCCCCGACCACCTCGCTGCCCGAGGAGATCGGGGGCGTACGGAACTGGGACTACCGCTACACCTGGCTGCGGGACGCCGCGATCACCCTCTCCTCGCTGCTGCGCACCGGATACCGGGAGGAGGCCCGCGCCTGGCGCGAGTGGCTCCTGCGGGCGGTGGCGGGCGACCCGGAGAACCTGCAGATCATGTACGGCATCGCCGGCGAGCGCGAGCTCGGCGAGGCGGAGCTGGACTGGCTGCCCGGTTACGAGAACTCCGGCCCGGTCCGGGTCGGCAACGGCGCGGCCAACCAGCTCCAGCTCGACGTGTACGGCGAGGTCACCGAGGCGCTGCACCTGGCGCACATGACGGGTCTGACCCGCAACGACTACGCCATGGGCCTCCAGCTCAAGCTGATCGAGTATCTGGAGAAGCACTGGGAGGAGCCCGACGAGGGCATCTGGGAGGTGCGCGGGCCGCGCCGGCACTTCGTGCACTCGAAGGTGATGGCGTGGGTCGCGGTCGACCGGACGATCAAGCTGGTCGAGTCCGGGGACGTCGAAGGTCCGCTGGAGCGGTGGTACCAGCTCCGCGACGACATCCACCGGGACGTCCTCGAGCGCGGCTACGACGAGGAGCGCAACACCTTCACCCAGTCCTACGGGTCGAAGGAGCTGGACGCCTCCCTGCTGCTCATCCCGCAGATGGGCTTCCTGCCGCCGGACGACAAGCGGGTCATCGGCACGATCGAGGCGATCCAGCGGGAGCTGTCCACGGAGGACGGCTTCATCCTGCGCTACCCGACGGAGGGCGAGGACGCGGGCGTCGACGGTCTGGCGGGCGACGAGGGCGCGTTCCTGGCCTGCTCGTTCTGGATGGCCGACGACCTCGCGATGATCGGCCGGGTCGACGAGGCGCGCCAGCTGTTCGAGAAGCTGCTGGCGCTCCGCAACGACCTGGGGCTGCTGGCCGAGGAGTGGGACTCCAACCTCCAGCGCCAGGTGGGGAATTTCCCGCAGGCGTTCAGCCACGTCCCGCTGATCGACACGGCTCTGCGGCTGACGGCGAGCGGCGCGTACGTCGGCTGA
- the ald gene encoding alanine dehydrogenase has product MKVGIPREVKNNEFRVAITPAGVHELVRHGHQVVIEHDAGVGSSIPDEEYVAAGAQILPTADEVWAAADLLLKVKEPVAEEYHRLRKDQTLFTYLHLAASRECTDALLASGTTAIAYETVETANRALPLLAPMSEVAGRLAPQVGAYHLMRSVGGRGVLPGGVPGTAAGRAVVIGGGVSGWNATQIAVGLGFHVTLLDRDINKLREADRIFGTKVQTVVSNAFELEKAVVEADLVIGAVLIPGAKAPKLVTNELVAKMKPGSVLVDIAIDQGGCFEDSRPTTHAEPIFRVHDSVFYCVANMPGAVPHTSTYALTNATMPYIVELANRGWADALRRDAALAKGLNTHEGQVVYREVAEAHGLPHVELSTLLG; this is encoded by the coding sequence GTGAAGGTCGGCATCCCCCGCGAAGTCAAGAACAACGAGTTCCGGGTGGCGATCACCCCTGCCGGAGTGCATGAGCTCGTCCGCCACGGCCACCAGGTCGTCATCGAGCACGACGCCGGCGTCGGCTCGTCCATCCCGGACGAGGAGTACGTCGCCGCCGGCGCGCAGATCCTGCCCACCGCCGACGAGGTCTGGGCCGCCGCCGACCTGCTGCTGAAGGTCAAGGAGCCGGTCGCCGAGGAGTACCACCGCCTCCGCAAGGACCAGACCCTCTTCACGTACCTGCACCTCGCCGCCTCCCGCGAGTGCACCGACGCGCTGCTGGCCTCCGGCACCACCGCCATCGCCTACGAGACGGTCGAGACCGCGAACCGCGCCCTCCCGCTGCTCGCCCCGATGTCCGAGGTCGCGGGCCGCCTCGCCCCGCAGGTCGGCGCGTACCACCTGATGCGCTCCGTCGGCGGTCGCGGCGTGCTGCCCGGTGGTGTCCCCGGCACCGCGGCGGGCAGGGCCGTCGTCATCGGCGGAGGCGTCTCCGGCTGGAACGCCACGCAGATCGCCGTGGGCCTCGGCTTCCACGTCACGCTGCTCGACCGTGACATCAACAAGCTGCGCGAGGCCGACAGGATCTTCGGCACCAAGGTGCAGACCGTCGTCTCCAACGCCTTCGAACTGGAGAAGGCCGTCGTCGAGGCCGACCTCGTCATCGGCGCCGTGCTGATCCCCGGAGCCAAGGCCCCGAAGCTGGTCACCAACGAGCTCGTCGCCAAGATGAAGCCCGGAAGTGTACTTGTCGACATCGCAATCGACCAGGGTGGCTGCTTCGAGGACTCGCGTCCGACGACCCACGCCGAGCCGATCTTCCGGGTCCACGACTCGGTCTTCTACTGCGTCGCCAACATGCCCGGCGCGGTGCCCCACACCTCCACCTACGCGCTCACCAACGCGACGATGCCCTACATCGTGGAGCTCGCGAACCGCGGCTGGGCCGACGCCCTGCGCCGCGACGCCGCTCTCGCCAAGGGGCTCAACACCCATGAGGGCCAGGTGGTTTACCGCGAGGTGGCCGAGGCGCACGGTCTCCCGCACGTCGAGCTGAGCACGCTCCTCGGCTGA
- a CDS encoding ParA family protein, translating to MPARGLSPIGLEAVGSVAVRTFATQQHMTTAPQMMDGLHVNATAGNESSRDTDRFADFAEVPEGHFYDPDAEYEPDPEYAATLAPDAARQRRERIGPTGRPLPYFPIPGPLTDHGPAKIIAMCNQKGGVGKTTSTINLGAALAEYGRRVLLVDFDPQGALSVGLGVNPMELDLTVYNLLMERGMAADDVLLKTAVPNMDLLPSNIDLSAAEVQLVSEVARESTLQRALKPLMADYDYIVIDCQPSLGLLTVNALTAAHKVIVPLECEFFALRGVALLTETIEKVQERLNPELELDGILATMYDSRTVHSREVLARVVEAFDEHVYHTVIGRTVRFPETTVAGEPITTYASNSVGAAAYRQLAREVLARCHVE from the coding sequence ATGCCCGCACGGGGTCTGAGCCCGATCGGGCTCGAAGCTGTCGGCTCCGTCGCTGTCCGCACCTTCGCCACCCAACAGCACATGACGACAGCCCCCCAGATGATGGACGGCCTACACGTGAACGCCACGGCCGGCAACGAGAGCAGCCGGGACACCGACCGCTTCGCCGACTTCGCCGAGGTGCCCGAGGGGCACTTCTACGACCCCGACGCCGAGTACGAGCCCGATCCGGAGTACGCGGCCACCCTCGCGCCCGACGCCGCGCGTCAGCGCCGCGAGCGCATCGGCCCGACCGGACGGCCCCTGCCGTACTTCCCGATCCCGGGCCCCCTGACCGACCACGGCCCCGCGAAGATCATCGCGATGTGCAACCAGAAGGGCGGCGTGGGCAAGACCACGTCGACCATCAACCTGGGCGCCGCGCTCGCGGAGTACGGACGCCGGGTCCTGCTCGTCGACTTCGACCCGCAGGGCGCCCTCTCCGTCGGTCTCGGGGTCAACCCGATGGAGCTCGACCTCACCGTCTACAACCTGCTCATGGAGCGGGGCATGGCGGCCGACGACGTCCTGCTCAAGACGGCGGTCCCCAACATGGACCTGCTGCCGAGCAACATCGACCTCTCCGCGGCCGAGGTGCAGCTCGTCAGCGAGGTGGCCCGCGAGTCCACGCTGCAGCGCGCCCTGAAGCCGCTGATGGCCGACTACGACTACATCGTGATCGACTGCCAGCCCTCGCTCGGCCTGCTCACCGTGAACGCCCTGACGGCCGCTCACAAGGTCATAGTGCCGCTCGAGTGCGAGTTCTTCGCGCTGCGCGGGGTGGCGCTGCTCACCGAGACCATCGAGAAGGTCCAGGAGCGGCTCAACCCGGAGCTGGAGCTCGACGGCATCCTCGCCACCATGTACGACTCCCGCACGGTGCACAGCCGCGAGGTCCTGGCGCGCGTCGTCGAGGCCTTCGACGAGCACGTCTACCACACGGTCATCGGGCGCACGGTGCGCTTCCCGGAGACCACGGTCGCCGGTGAGCCCATCACCACCTACGCCTCCAACTCGGTCGGCGCAGCCGCCTATCGCCAGCTCGCCAGGGAGGTGCTCGCCCGGTGTCACGTCGAGTGA
- a CDS encoding NUDIX domain-containing protein, translating to MGIQDKPEEWQVTASVTPFTGNKTSVRTDQVVMPDGSVHGRDYQVHPGSVAVLALDDDDRVIVLRQYRHPVRHRLWEIPAGLLDVPGENPLHAAQRELYEEAHVKAEDWRVLTDVYTTPGGCDEAVRVFLARGLSEAEGERYAVAEEEADMEHARVPLPELVRSVIAGDLHNNCLVVGVLALSAVRAGDGVDSLRPAEAPWPARPFEA from the coding sequence ATGGGTATCCAGGACAAGCCCGAGGAGTGGCAGGTCACCGCGAGCGTGACCCCCTTCACCGGCAACAAGACCAGCGTCCGCACCGACCAGGTGGTGATGCCCGACGGATCCGTCCACGGCCGTGACTACCAGGTCCACCCCGGCTCCGTGGCCGTCCTCGCGCTCGACGACGACGACCGGGTCATCGTGCTGCGCCAGTACCGCCACCCGGTGCGCCACCGGCTCTGGGAGATCCCGGCCGGACTGCTCGACGTCCCCGGCGAGAACCCCCTGCACGCCGCTCAGCGCGAGCTGTACGAGGAGGCGCACGTCAAGGCCGAGGACTGGCGGGTGCTGACCGACGTCTACACCACGCCCGGCGGCTGCGACGAGGCCGTGCGCGTCTTCCTCGCCCGCGGTCTCTCCGAAGCGGAGGGCGAGCGGTACGCGGTCGCCGAGGAGGAGGCCGACATGGAGCACGCCCGGGTGCCGCTGCCCGAGCTGGTCCGCTCGGTGATCGCGGGGGACCTGCACAACAACTGCCTGGTCGTCGGGGTGCTCGCGCTCTCCGCCGTACGCGCGGGCGACGGCGTCGACTCGCTGCGCCCCGCCGAGGCGCCCTGGCCGGCCCGGCCCTTCGAGGCCTGA